One genomic segment of Desulfuromonas sp. includes these proteins:
- a CDS encoding ATP-dependent DNA helicase Rep: MAAEVYPEYQKSLKAFNAVDFDDILLYSEKLLSEHEAVRQSFRQQFRYIMVDEYQDTNEAQYRILRHLTGAERNLCVVGDDDQSIYAWRGANPGNILDFEKDFPGAKVVKLESNYRSTGNILAAANGLIANNKARKDKVLRAMAGDGEPLVHVSCYDEEEEAQHVITHIRNALYNREAVYSDFAILYRTNVQSRVFEEQLRYEDIPYVLIGGQQFFDRKEVKDLLAYLRVILNRSDEINLLRILNYPRRGIGPTSADRLIRASAERNCPLWDVLDDPSGVELEPRVRDAISRFVGLLQNYRQRFRTSSGLAALLRQLVTDLDIEGELHRTLNDPDRARKRMEFVEDVVSAMANYEEREGKPSLLGFLEKVSLLDDEDSDSDDKEKKLQQDAVVLMSLHSSKGLEFDHVFLVGVEEEFLPHTKSISEEMDIDEERRLCYVGITRARKTLTLSSCEQRRKFGKMLQRVPSR, translated from the coding sequence ATGGCGGCGGAGGTCTACCCCGAATATCAGAAGTCTCTGAAAGCCTTCAATGCCGTCGATTTCGATGACATCCTGTTGTACAGCGAAAAACTGCTCAGCGAACATGAGGCGGTTCGTCAATCATTCCGGCAGCAGTTCCGCTATATCATGGTCGACGAGTATCAGGACACCAACGAGGCCCAGTACCGGATCCTTCGACATCTCACCGGCGCCGAGCGCAACCTCTGTGTTGTCGGTGACGACGACCAGTCGATCTATGCCTGGCGCGGCGCCAATCCCGGCAATATTCTCGATTTTGAAAAGGACTTCCCGGGGGCGAAGGTGGTCAAGCTCGAAAGCAACTACCGCTCGACCGGCAATATCCTCGCCGCCGCCAACGGCCTGATCGCCAACAACAAGGCGCGCAAGGACAAGGTTCTGCGGGCCATGGCCGGCGACGGAGAGCCGCTGGTCCACGTCAGCTGTTACGACGAGGAAGAAGAGGCGCAGCACGTGATCACCCATATCCGCAATGCCCTCTACAACAGGGAAGCCGTTTACTCCGATTTTGCCATTCTTTACCGGACCAATGTGCAGTCGCGGGTCTTTGAAGAGCAGCTGCGTTACGAGGATATTCCGTATGTGCTGATCGGCGGCCAGCAATTTTTTGATCGCAAGGAGGTCAAGGATCTGCTCGCCTACCTGCGGGTGATTCTCAACCGCAGTGACGAGATCAATCTGCTGCGTATTCTCAATTATCCGCGCCGCGGCATCGGCCCGACCAGCGCCGACCGGCTGATCCGGGCCTCGGCCGAGCGTAACTGTCCATTATGGGATGTTCTCGATGATCCGTCCGGGGTCGAACTCGAACCGCGGGTGCGCGACGCCATCAGCCGCTTTGTCGGCCTGCTGCAAAACTATCGTCAGCGTTTTCGGACCTCATCCGGCCTGGCTGCGCTGTTGCGCCAGTTGGTGACCGATCTCGATATCGAGGGCGAACTGCACCGCACCCTCAACGATCCGGACCGGGCGCGCAAGCGGATGGAGTTTGTCGAGGATGTTGTGAGCGCCATGGCCAACTACGAGGAGCGCGAAGGCAAGCCGAGCCTGCTCGGTTTCCTCGAAAAGGTTTCACTGCTCGATGATGAGGATTCCGACAGTGACGACAAGGAGAAAAAGCTGCAGCAGGATGCCGTGGTGCTGATGAGTCTGCATTCGAGCAAGGGCCTCGAGTTTGATCATGTTTTTCTGGTCGGAGTCGAAGAGGAGTTCCTGCCGCATACCAAGTCGATCTCCGAAGAGATGGATATCGACGAGGAGCGGCGCCTCTGCTATGTCGGCATCACCCGGGCCCGGAAAACCCTGACCCTGAGCAGCTGTGAACAGCGCCGCAAATTCGGTAAAATGCTGCAGCGGGTGCCGAGCCGCTT